A part of Saimiri boliviensis isolate mSaiBol1 chromosome 13, mSaiBol1.pri, whole genome shotgun sequence genomic DNA contains:
- the LOC101047148 gene encoding defensin alpha 5 yields the protein MRTLAILAAILLVALQAQAESLQTAADEAVTQYPSEEDHKDVTVSFAGNGLSAFMASGSRARAVCYCRSGCCDYPESHTGRCTQGGRSYRLCCR from the exons ATGAGGACCCTTGCCATCCTTGCTGCCATTCTCCTGGTGGCCCTGCAGGCCCAGGCGGAGTCACTCCAGACAGCAGCTGATGAGGCTGTAACCCAGTACCCGTCTGAGGAAGACCACAAGGACGTTACAGTCTCCTTTGCAGGAAATGGACTCTCTGCTTTTATGGCCTCGG GTTCTCGGGCGAGAGCCGTCTGCTATTGCCGAAGCGGCTGTTGCGATTACCCCGAGTCCCACACCGGGAGGTGCACCCAGGGTGGCCGCAGCTACAGGCTCTGCTGTCGCTGA